The DNA window TGCCCTCGCCGGTGAGGGGGTTGATGAGGGACGCGGCATCCCCGGCCAGCAGCAGGGGGCCGTCCGGCTGGCGGGGGCGGCGCGACGACAGCGGCAGGTGGTGCCCGCGCCAGCCCGAGCCGCCGGCTGTCGCCCCGGGCAGCAGCCCCTCGAGCCGGTCCAGCAGGTGCTGGCGGCTCAGCGGGCGCCCGGCGCGCAGCACCTCGCCGTAGCCGACGTTGGCGCGGCCGTCGCCGACCGGGAACGACCAGGCGTAGGCGGGCTGGTCCTGCTCGGCGAAGACGATGCGCTGCTCGTCGGCCAGGTCCGGGCGCACGGGGGCGTACCCGCGCAGCGCCATGGCGACGTGCCCCGGACCGTTGCCCGGCAGGCCGAGGCCGCGCCGGAGCACCGACCCGGCGCCGTCCGCGGCGACGACGGCGCGGGCGTGCAGCTCGCCGTCCAGCAGCAGGCCCTCCCCGGCCGGCAGCGGGGTGAC is part of the Aquipuribacter hungaricus genome and encodes:
- a CDS encoding FAD-dependent monooxygenase, with product VTPLPAGEGLLLDGELHARAVVAADGAGSVLRRGLGLPGNGPGHVAMALRGYAPVRPDLADEQRIVFAEQDQPAYAWSFPVGDGRANVGYGEVLRAGRPLSRQHLLDRLEGLLPGATAGGSGWRGHHLPLSSRRPRQPDGPLLLAGDAASLINPLTGEGIYYALLSGACAGAAAVGADDPGRTYRTILRRRLGTHLLHTTAVSALSAVPRVVPAGVRAAARDRRVFDDLVELGLGRGLLGPRALAGTVRGLLG